One Corynebacterium efficiens YS-314 DNA segment encodes these proteins:
- a CDS encoding SulP family inorganic anion transporter has translation MNPKRAVWERYLPGVAALVHYRRSWLRGDLLAGVTVAAYLVPQVMAYAVIAGLPAVVGLWSILLPMVIYFFLGTSRKLSIGPESTTALMTAAGVGALVGAAGGPERYAEVAAILAIAVGIVCLVGFVTRLGFLTSLLSRPVLIGYLIGIALLMIVSQLGKVTQLEVEGESTWDNVVSFAGQVGQAHLPTVLLSASVLILLFLTYWRFPKAPSALLVLLLAGAVVAIFHLERLGLDVIGEVPRGLPEPRVPDLGDLDLWALLPFAVGIAIVGFSDNILTGRAFASGRGEVIDSNQELLALGTANVATGFLQGFPVSSSGSRTVLADTAGAKTQVYSLVAMLMVVLVLLFAGPVLESFPDAALGALVIFAATRLIDVAELRRIGRFRASELFITAVTTVTVVMFGVLIGIGVAIALSLLDLIRRITTPHADILGYAPGVAGMHSMHDYPDAVPVRGLVVFRYDSPLFFANAENFLEQAEQAVVDSEQPVEWFLINAEANTEIDLTAVDMLEELRIRLEERGITLALARVKQDLHRQLEPTGFIDRIGEENIFATLPTAVREYARRYHEKHGQWPDGVPGYILNP, from the coding sequence ATGAATCCGAAACGGGCGGTGTGGGAGCGTTATCTCCCCGGGGTGGCGGCACTGGTGCACTACCGGCGTTCCTGGTTGCGCGGTGACCTGCTGGCGGGTGTCACCGTCGCCGCCTACCTCGTGCCCCAGGTGATGGCCTATGCGGTCATCGCGGGGCTGCCCGCCGTGGTGGGTCTGTGGTCGATTCTGTTGCCCATGGTCATCTACTTCTTCCTGGGGACCTCCCGGAAACTGTCGATCGGGCCGGAGTCCACCACCGCGCTGATGACCGCGGCCGGTGTCGGCGCGCTGGTGGGGGCGGCCGGTGGTCCGGAACGCTACGCGGAGGTCGCGGCCATCCTCGCGATCGCGGTTGGCATCGTCTGTCTCGTCGGGTTTGTGACCAGGCTGGGTTTCCTCACCTCCTTGCTCTCGCGCCCGGTGCTGATCGGGTACCTCATCGGCATTGCACTGTTGATGATCGTCAGCCAACTCGGGAAGGTCACCCAGCTCGAGGTGGAGGGGGAGAGCACCTGGGACAATGTGGTGTCCTTCGCCGGCCAGGTCGGTCAGGCGCATCTGCCCACCGTGCTTCTCAGCGCCAGTGTGCTCATCCTGCTCTTCCTCACCTACTGGCGGTTCCCCAAGGCACCCTCCGCGCTGCTGGTGCTCCTGCTCGCCGGGGCTGTGGTGGCCATCTTCCACCTGGAACGCCTGGGCCTGGATGTGATCGGTGAGGTGCCCCGTGGCCTGCCGGAGCCGCGGGTGCCGGACCTGGGGGATCTGGATCTGTGGGCGCTGCTGCCCTTCGCGGTGGGTATCGCGATCGTCGGTTTCTCCGACAACATCCTCACCGGTCGCGCGTTCGCCTCCGGTCGGGGAGAAGTTATTGACTCCAACCAGGAACTACTGGCCCTGGGCACCGCGAATGTGGCCACCGGTTTCCTCCAGGGGTTCCCGGTGTCCTCCAGCGGTTCCCGCACCGTGCTCGCCGACACCGCCGGGGCGAAAACCCAGGTGTATTCCCTCGTGGCCATGCTCATGGTGGTGCTGGTGCTGCTCTTCGCCGGGCCCGTCCTGGAGTCCTTCCCCGATGCCGCGCTGGGCGCGCTGGTCATCTTCGCCGCCACGAGGCTTATCGACGTCGCCGAGCTCCGCCGTATCGGACGTTTCCGCGCGAGCGAGCTGTTCATCACCGCGGTCACCACCGTCACGGTGGTGATGTTCGGTGTGCTCATCGGCATCGGTGTGGCCATCGCACTGTCCCTGCTGGATCTCATCCGCCGTATCACCACCCCCCACGCCGATATTCTCGGTTATGCGCCCGGGGTGGCCGGCATGCACAGCATGCACGATTACCCGGATGCTGTTCCGGTCCGGGGTCTGGTGGTCTTCCGTTATGATTCCCCGCTGTTTTTCGCCAACGCCGAGAACTTCCTCGAGCAGGCGGAACAGGCTGTCGTTGACTCCGAACAACCGGTGGAGTGGTTCCTCATCAACGCCGAGGCCAACACCGAAATCGACCTGACAGCTGTGGACATGCTCGAGGAGCTGCGCATCAGGTTGGAGGAACGCGGCATCACCCTCGCCCTGGCCCGGGTGAAACAGGATCTCCACCGCCAACTGGAACCTACGGGGTTCATCGACCGGATCGGGGAGGAGAACATCTTCGCCACCCTGCCCACCGCGGTGCGGGAATACGCCCGGCGGTACCACGAGAAGCACGGTCAGTGGCCGGACGGGGTGCCCGGGTACATCCTCAATCCCTGA
- a CDS encoding DoxX family protein produces the protein MTTGTPSDHTSRWPRSLARTLARITLGVALAGAGVGHLTTLREEFQAQVPSWVPLDPDLVVVVASGVVEIVLGAALILAPRSLRPIVGTATAVFFILIFPGNIAQYVEGTDGFGLDTDRARLIRLFFQPLLVLWALWSTGAWGWLRNRLTSSKEKT, from the coding sequence ATGACAACGGGGACCCCCTCAGACCACACCTCCCGCTGGCCACGCAGCCTGGCCCGCACCCTGGCCCGGATCACGCTTGGGGTGGCACTGGCAGGTGCGGGTGTCGGCCACCTGACCACCCTGCGTGAGGAGTTCCAGGCCCAGGTGCCCAGCTGGGTGCCGCTGGACCCGGACCTCGTGGTGGTGGTGGCTTCCGGGGTCGTGGAGATCGTTCTCGGGGCAGCCCTCATCCTCGCGCCACGGTCGCTGCGACCCATCGTGGGCACCGCGACGGCTGTATTCTTCATCCTCATCTTCCCGGGCAATATCGCGCAGTATGTGGAGGGCACCGACGGGTTCGGCCTGGACACCGACCGCGCCCGGTTGATCCGTCTGTTCTTCCAGCCGCTGCTGGTGCTCTGGGCGCTGTGGTCCACCGGGGCCTGGGGCTGGTTGCGGAACCGGCTGACCAGTTCGAAGGAGAAGACATGA
- a CDS encoding SRPBCC family protein has protein sequence MTVTATGAATPELAWRRSYYLQRWTAWAPHLTGVDADTPTLAAGTRGRVEILRIATARFRILRVNPQARTWTWRVRVGPLNLLLDHGLDELPTGTRAWVRIRGPWLILALYRPLMWWALRRLVSATNLGTTLGTDKT, from the coding sequence ATGACAGTGACCGCCACGGGTGCGGCGACACCGGAGCTCGCCTGGCGGCGGTCCTACTACCTGCAACGCTGGACCGCCTGGGCCCCACACCTGACCGGGGTCGATGCTGACACCCCCACGCTCGCCGCCGGCACCAGGGGGCGCGTGGAGATCCTCCGGATCGCCACCGCGCGTTTCCGTATCCTGCGGGTCAACCCGCAGGCACGGACCTGGACTTGGCGTGTCCGCGTCGGGCCCCTGAACCTGCTGCTGGACCACGGCCTGGATGAACTGCCCACCGGCACCCGCGCCTGGGTGCGGATCCGGGGGCCGTGGCTGATCCTGGCGCTCTACCGGCCACTGATGTGGTGGGCGCTGCGCCGGCTGGTGTCGGCCACGAACCTGGGGACCACCCTAGGCACGGACAAGACCTGA
- a CDS encoding flavin monoamine oxidase family protein, with translation MDTDVIVIGAGLAGLQAARRLEDEGLGVLVLEREEEIGGRVRTDHIDGFLLDRGFQVLNPAYRAVRDWVDIKALKMQHFDVGVQLRDDTGISTLAHPLRHPRLIPQTLRSGYLTPGELFALARWLGPTLVSEKISARATRDTTLNSALDRARITGPLRRNVLDTFLAGVLADGHGTTSANLARLLLRTFAYGSPGLPRGGMQALPQQLADRLQRAPLTGHAVTGISDTGAGVTVDTDAGSFTARYVVVATDPVGAGELTGVEAPRMKGLATWWFRTDEAPDTGRFIRLDATRPGGGAAGPVLHATVVSAAAPSYAPEDQHLIEATALLGEDSATEAEVRADLERIYSTSTGGWELIIRHDVPHSLPEQRPPLVDRQSQRVGEHVFVAGDHRDTASINGALISGDRAARAISGLVRA, from the coding sequence ATGGACACGGATGTCATTGTCATCGGCGCGGGCCTGGCCGGCCTGCAGGCTGCCCGCAGGTTGGAGGACGAGGGACTGGGTGTCCTGGTCCTGGAACGCGAGGAGGAGATCGGTGGCCGGGTGCGCACCGACCACATCGACGGTTTCCTCCTGGACCGCGGTTTCCAGGTGCTCAACCCCGCCTACCGTGCGGTACGCGACTGGGTGGATATCAAGGCCTTGAAGATGCAGCATTTCGACGTCGGGGTGCAGCTGCGCGATGACACGGGCATCTCCACCCTCGCCCACCCGCTGCGCCACCCACGCCTCATCCCGCAGACACTGCGCAGCGGTTATCTCACCCCGGGCGAGCTGTTCGCCCTCGCCCGGTGGCTGGGGCCGACGCTCGTGAGCGAAAAGATCTCCGCACGGGCCACCCGTGACACCACCCTGAACTCGGCCCTGGACCGTGCTCGCATCACCGGGCCCCTGCGGCGCAATGTCCTGGACACCTTCCTCGCCGGGGTGCTTGCCGACGGCCACGGCACCACCTCCGCCAACCTCGCCCGCCTGTTGCTGCGTACCTTCGCCTACGGATCGCCGGGACTGCCACGCGGTGGCATGCAGGCGCTGCCCCAGCAGCTGGCTGACCGCCTGCAGCGCGCTCCCCTGACCGGTCATGCGGTCACCGGCATCAGCGACACCGGGGCGGGTGTCACGGTGGACACCGATGCCGGTTCCTTCACCGCCCGCTACGTGGTGGTGGCCACCGACCCGGTGGGCGCCGGTGAACTGACCGGAGTGGAGGCGCCCCGGATGAAGGGTCTGGCGACCTGGTGGTTCCGCACCGATGAGGCCCCCGACACCGGTAGATTCATCCGACTGGATGCCACCCGGCCCGGGGGCGGTGCGGCGGGTCCGGTGCTGCACGCCACGGTGGTGTCCGCGGCCGCACCCTCCTACGCCCCTGAGGATCAGCACCTCATCGAGGCCACCGCCCTGCTGGGCGAGGATTCCGCGACGGAAGCCGAGGTGCGGGCGGACCTGGAACGCATCTACTCCACCTCCACCGGTGGCTGGGAGCTGATCATCCGCCACGATGTTCCCCATTCGCTTCCGGAGCAGCGCCCACCCCTGGTGGATCGGCAGTCCCAGCGGGTGGGCGAACACGTCTTCGTCGCCGGTGATCACCGTGACACCGCCTCCATCAACGGGGCGTTGATCTCCGGGGACCGGGCGGCGCGGGCCATCTCAGGTCTTGTCCGTGCCTAG
- a CDS encoding endonuclease/exonuclease/phosphatase family protein encodes MKHVPETGREVSITAGGYPPAALHVMTWNIRRRIPGQLTHRADRWATRAPLIREALSQLRPTILGVQEALPEQTAFLQQVLGPSHRFVGWGRGRHHTGEATPVFYDTTQLELIDWRQQALSDTPEVPGSVSWGNLFPRAFVAATFRHRATGTRFLVFNTHLDPLSRRSRLRSARAIRDHIRTTQLPAVVTGDVNAHQNSATFRAFTSGNVLTDTWSVAAGHLTAEWGTFPNYRAPRPGGKRIDWILSTPDWQVHRAGINARQYAGAWASDHLSVHALLIPPGETGNDELHDR; translated from the coding sequence ATGAAGCACGTACCTGAGACCGGCCGGGAGGTGTCCATCACCGCTGGCGGGTATCCACCGGCAGCCCTCCATGTGATGACGTGGAATATCCGTCGCCGCATCCCGGGGCAGCTCACCCACCGGGCGGACAGGTGGGCCACCCGCGCGCCGCTGATCCGTGAGGCGCTGTCCCAGCTGCGCCCCACCATCCTCGGGGTGCAGGAGGCCCTGCCGGAACAGACTGCCTTCCTCCAACAGGTGCTGGGCCCGTCCCACCGGTTCGTGGGGTGGGGGAGGGGACGCCACCACACCGGTGAGGCCACCCCGGTCTTCTATGACACCACGCAGCTGGAGCTGATCGACTGGCGCCAACAGGCACTGTCGGACACCCCGGAGGTTCCGGGGTCGGTGTCCTGGGGCAATCTCTTCCCCCGGGCGTTCGTCGCGGCGACCTTCCGGCACCGGGCCACCGGTACCCGGTTCCTGGTCTTCAACACCCACCTCGATCCCCTCTCCCGGCGTTCCCGGCTGCGGTCCGCTCGGGCCATCCGCGACCATATCCGCACCACGCAGCTGCCCGCGGTGGTCACCGGTGACGTCAACGCGCATCAGAACAGCGCCACCTTCCGCGCTTTCACCAGCGGCAATGTCCTCACCGACACCTGGTCCGTCGCTGCCGGCCATCTCACCGCCGAGTGGGGCACCTTCCCCAACTACCGCGCCCCGAGGCCGGGCGGTAAACGCATCGACTGGATCCTCAGCACGCCCGACTGGCAGGTTCACAGGGCAGGGATTAACGCGCGTCAGTACGCTGGCGCGTGGGCATCTGATCATCTCTCTGTCCATGCACTGCTGATTCCACCGGGAGAAACAGGAAATGACGAACTCCATGATCGATAA
- a CDS encoding alkene reductase: MGTHDTDHPLYSSVTLGNVELNNRIVMAPLTRIRANTDGTPTEMMREYYAQRADFGMIITEGTWPIREGRTWGQQPGIETAEHVTAWRGITDAVHERGGKIIMQIMHGGRISHPELTGTGRTVAPSAIAAPDPIRISTGKVDPVIPHELGLDELATVIDQFVAGARNAMAAGMDGVQIHGANGYLLHEFLAPTTNLRGDAYGASPEKRASFVAEVVTAVAREIGAGNTGLRLSPQHNIQGAIETDDADVLATYTALARSLKHLGLAHVELVHHEPEGELIQTLRREFGAPLIVNTGFSRFTQREVAEELVDKQAADAVSVGRLALANPDLVRRWQLDGPLNEPNPETFYVGGEKGYTDYPVMEYSL; the protein is encoded by the coding sequence ATGGGCACCCACGACACCGACCACCCGCTGTACTCCTCGGTCACCCTCGGCAACGTCGAGTTGAACAACCGCATCGTCATGGCCCCGCTGACCCGGATCAGGGCGAACACCGACGGCACCCCGACGGAGATGATGCGGGAGTACTACGCGCAGCGCGCGGACTTCGGGATGATCATCACGGAAGGCACCTGGCCGATCCGGGAGGGCCGCACCTGGGGGCAACAGCCGGGAATCGAGACCGCTGAGCACGTCACCGCCTGGCGTGGGATCACCGATGCCGTCCATGAGCGTGGGGGCAAGATCATCATGCAGATCATGCACGGTGGGCGCATCTCCCACCCAGAGCTCACCGGCACGGGACGCACCGTCGCACCCAGTGCCATCGCCGCCCCGGATCCCATCCGTATCTCCACCGGCAAGGTGGATCCGGTGATCCCGCATGAACTCGGGTTGGATGAGCTGGCCACCGTCATCGACCAGTTCGTCGCCGGTGCCCGCAATGCAATGGCGGCCGGTATGGATGGTGTCCAGATCCACGGCGCCAACGGCTACCTGCTCCATGAGTTCCTGGCACCGACGACCAACCTGCGCGGTGATGCCTATGGTGCCAGCCCGGAGAAGCGCGCCAGCTTCGTCGCCGAGGTGGTCACCGCGGTGGCCCGGGAGATCGGTGCCGGCAACACCGGTCTGCGACTGTCCCCGCAGCACAATATCCAGGGTGCAATCGAAACCGATGATGCCGATGTCCTGGCCACCTACACCGCCCTGGCGCGCAGCCTCAAGCACCTGGGTCTGGCCCATGTCGAGCTGGTCCACCACGAGCCGGAAGGCGAGCTGATCCAGACGCTGCGCCGGGAATTCGGGGCACCACTCATCGTCAACACCGGTTTCAGCAGGTTCACGCAGCGGGAGGTGGCGGAGGAACTCGTCGACAAGCAGGCCGCCGACGCGGTCTCGGTGGGGCGCCTCGCACTGGCCAACCCCGACCTGGTGCGCCGCTGGCAGCTGGACGGACCCCTCAACGAGCCGAACCCGGAGACCTTCTATGTGGGCGGGGAGAAGGGGTACACCGACTACCCCGTGATGGAGTACAGCCTATAA
- a CDS encoding tocopherol cyclase family protein: protein MSLLKRYRATGADLLFGDPLPAHEGVSMEGYFWRITDPATGRVIIALCGVNQGPDGPWATVGYAAWPNGFIRTDAPDGAWADPDGLGVEGGEGAFEGNRRRLRVDLGPDARLDIRFTDLAPWPHRSMGGSSIFQMVPALNQYWHPWLLGGKASGTAVVGDETWEFTDAQVYAEKNWGREGFPESWWWGQAQGFAEPDACVAFAGGKIHSGPLRTEVTGLVVKLPGGRTFRLGNPVISPVDTRTSDERWELSGRGFGWQVKIHATAPLDRAFILPVPLPSEHRNTAGDLEHLAGELSIEVRRFGRPVWSGRTTLAALEHGGLDRAQQELTRRGLGTEVTFAPPVGL from the coding sequence ATGAGCCTACTGAAGAGATACCGCGCCACCGGAGCTGATCTGCTCTTCGGTGATCCCCTGCCCGCCCACGAGGGAGTGTCCATGGAGGGGTATTTCTGGCGCATCACCGATCCTGCCACCGGCCGGGTGATCATCGCCCTGTGCGGGGTGAACCAGGGTCCGGACGGCCCGTGGGCGACGGTGGGGTACGCCGCCTGGCCGAATGGGTTCATCCGCACCGACGCTCCCGACGGTGCGTGGGCTGATCCGGATGGGCTGGGGGTGGAAGGTGGTGAGGGTGCCTTCGAGGGCAACCGGCGCCGGCTGCGGGTGGATCTGGGCCCCGATGCGCGCCTGGATATCCGCTTCACCGATCTGGCTCCCTGGCCCCACCGGTCGATGGGTGGTTCCAGTATCTTCCAGATGGTGCCCGCCCTCAACCAGTACTGGCATCCGTGGCTGCTGGGTGGGAAGGCATCCGGAACAGCCGTCGTGGGGGATGAGACCTGGGAGTTCACCGATGCCCAGGTGTATGCGGAGAAGAACTGGGGTCGGGAGGGATTCCCGGAATCCTGGTGGTGGGGTCAGGCGCAGGGATTCGCCGAACCGGATGCCTGCGTGGCGTTTGCCGGCGGGAAGATCCACAGCGGCCCCCTGCGTACCGAGGTCACCGGGCTGGTGGTGAAACTGCCCGGTGGGCGGACATTCCGCCTGGGCAACCCCGTGATCAGCCCGGTGGATACCCGCACCAGTGATGAGCGGTGGGAGCTGTCGGGCCGGGGTTTTGGCTGGCAGGTGAAGATCCATGCCACCGCTCCCCTGGACCGGGCCTTCATCCTGCCCGTGCCCCTACCCAGCGAGCACCGCAACACCGCGGGCGATCTGGAACACCTGGCCGGTGAGCTCAGCATCGAGGTCCGCCGCTTCGGCCGTCCTGTGTGGTCGGGGCGGACCACACTCGCGGCCCTGGAGCACGGTGGCCTGGACCGCGCGCAGCAGGAACTGACGCGACGCGGGCTGGGGACGGAGGTCACCTTCGCACCACCGGTGGGGTTATAG